A stretch of Mesorhizobium sp. M2A.F.Ca.ET.046.03.2.1 DNA encodes these proteins:
- a CDS encoding DMT family transporter — translation MPTHTDHQKGLLITAIGGLTLTVDIPLIRLADGAPWTIMLLRTGTTLLAGLVMWAIWRSLDRNAPKLIPGWSGLAVAVCYGLTGISFVTAVYHTSTADLVFILAFNTVFAALLSWLFLKERPRIATVIAMLAMIIGVLIIVGGSVGTGHLFGDFMALCSAFFVALAITISRASGKDMGFTGLVGVILPLALAAFMVSGEGFHVNAPWWIIFNGAVIMPISFFCLANGPKYISGPEVAMFYLLETVLAPIWVWLIFAEAPTRNSLIGGTILIVTLVAHSLWQLHEGRKRRAALAVVHPA, via the coding sequence ATGCCCACCCATACCGACCACCAAAAAGGTCTGCTGATCACCGCCATCGGTGGCCTCACGCTGACCGTCGACATACCGCTGATCCGGCTTGCCGACGGCGCACCCTGGACGATCATGCTGCTGCGAACCGGCACCACCTTGCTGGCGGGGCTGGTGATGTGGGCGATCTGGAGGTCGCTGGACAGGAACGCGCCGAAGCTCATCCCGGGCTGGTCGGGGCTCGCCGTTGCTGTCTGCTACGGTTTGACCGGCATAAGCTTCGTCACGGCCGTCTATCATACATCGACCGCCGACCTTGTCTTCATCCTGGCCTTCAACACCGTTTTCGCGGCGCTGCTGTCGTGGCTCTTCCTCAAGGAACGACCGCGGATTGCGACCGTAATCGCCATGTTGGCGATGATAATCGGCGTGCTGATCATTGTCGGCGGCTCGGTCGGAACCGGGCATCTGTTCGGCGATTTCATGGCGCTTTGCTCGGCCTTCTTCGTTGCGCTCGCCATCACCATCTCGCGCGCCAGCGGCAAGGACATGGGCTTCACCGGGCTGGTCGGCGTCATCCTGCCGCTGGCGCTCGCCGCCTTCATGGTTTCGGGCGAAGGATTCCACGTGAACGCGCCGTGGTGGATCATCTTCAACGGCGCCGTGATCATGCCGATCTCGTTTTTCTGCCTGGCCAATGGGCCGAAATACATTTCGGGGCCGGAGGTGGCGATGTTCTATCTTCTGGAGACCGTGCTGGCGCCGATCTGGGTCTGGCTGATCTTCGCCGAGGCTCCCACGCGCAACAGCCTGATCGGCGGCACGATCCTGATCGTGACGCTGGTGGCGCATTCGCTGTGGCAATTGCATGAGGGCCGCAAGAGGCGGGCGGCGCTTGCCGTGGTTCACCCGGCCTGA
- a CDS encoding AI-2E family transporter, translated as MKRAEIQKPGQRLFGLSTPLRAAVIPPLSAARWLLVLIAAAGVYFFHGFLFPVLAALVIAFASWPLYRRLLVAVGGNRTIGATLAILFILTFLVVPIALAGTYAINELREWVTWAIETNRHGAVTPGWIATMPVIGEWLNGQWTSYLGHPGGIGEVIQAVSGSNIGNIYRGALAAGGSAFSLLLMLLFMMIALFFAYRDGESFAAQVDRLGERILPTRWERISRVVPATISSTVTGMTIIAIGEGLVLGIAYWLAGVPSPVTLGALTGIMALIPGGAPLSFTLVSIYLAASGKLFAGLALFTWGAVELFIVDKTLRPKLVGGPIKLPFLPTFFGLIGGVKTMGFLGLFIGPVLMALLVAIWREWLREVELMDEIPPVADHTGAPSQIEAAAEPRKIQAG; from the coding sequence TTGAAGCGGGCCGAGATCCAGAAGCCGGGGCAGCGCCTGTTCGGCCTGTCGACGCCGCTCAGGGCTGCCGTCATCCCGCCGCTGTCGGCGGCACGTTGGCTTCTGGTGCTGATCGCCGCCGCCGGCGTCTATTTCTTCCACGGCTTCCTGTTCCCGGTTCTGGCCGCGCTCGTCATCGCCTTCGCCAGCTGGCCGCTCTACCGCCGGCTGCTCGTCGCCGTCGGCGGCAACCGCACCATAGGCGCGACGCTTGCGATCCTCTTCATCCTAACCTTCCTGGTGGTGCCGATCGCGCTGGCCGGCACCTACGCCATCAACGAGCTGCGCGAGTGGGTCACCTGGGCGATCGAGACCAACCGGCATGGCGCGGTGACGCCGGGCTGGATTGCCACCATGCCGGTCATCGGCGAGTGGCTGAACGGGCAGTGGACATCCTATCTTGGCCATCCCGGTGGCATCGGTGAAGTGATCCAGGCGGTCAGCGGCTCCAATATCGGAAACATCTATCGCGGAGCTTTGGCTGCTGGCGGCAGTGCGTTCAGCCTGCTGCTGATGCTTCTGTTCATGATGATCGCGCTGTTCTTCGCCTATCGCGACGGCGAGTCTTTCGCGGCCCAGGTCGATCGCTTGGGCGAGCGCATCCTGCCGACGCGCTGGGAGCGCATCTCGCGCGTCGTGCCGGCGACCATCTCCTCGACCGTGACGGGTATGACCATCATCGCCATCGGCGAAGGCCTTGTGCTGGGCATCGCCTACTGGCTCGCCGGCGTGCCGTCGCCGGTGACACTTGGCGCGCTCACCGGCATCATGGCGCTGATCCCCGGCGGCGCGCCGCTCTCCTTCACCCTGGTTTCGATCTACCTCGCGGCCAGCGGCAAGCTGTTCGCCGGCCTTGCGCTGTTCACATGGGGCGCGGTCGAGCTCTTCATCGTCGACAAGACGCTGCGGCCCAAGCTGGTAGGCGGGCCGATCAAGCTGCCTTTCCTGCCGACCTTTTTCGGCCTGATCGGCGGCGTCAAGACGATGGGCTTCCTCGGCCTGTTCATCGGCCCGGTGCTGATGGCCCTGCTCGTCGCCATCTGGCGCGAATGGCTGCGCGAGGTGGAATTGATGGACGAGATTCCCCCGGTCGCCGATCACACCGGCGCGCCGTCCCAGATCGAGGCGGCGGCCGAGCCAAGGAAGATTCAGGCCGGGTGA
- a CDS encoding arginyltransferase has protein sequence MTQHPTQSPQFFLTAPSPCPYLEGQFERKVFTHLVGDKAPEMNDLLTQGGFRRSQNIAYRPACESCRACVSVRILAQEFDPSRNMRRVIQHNADLVGAMHDAQPSTEQYSLFRSYLDARHRRGGMSDMTVLDYAMMVEDTHVDTKIIEYRRRGPDTFITGKGQGELIAVALTDKMADGLSMVYSYFNPDLEDRSLGTFMILDHIARAKAMGLPHVYLGYWVNGSRKMNYKMRFMPQEHLGPKGWERYDHEAVSR, from the coding sequence ATGACGCAGCATCCGACACAGTCGCCGCAGTTCTTCCTGACCGCGCCGTCGCCGTGTCCCTACCTGGAGGGACAGTTCGAGCGCAAGGTGTTCACGCACCTTGTCGGCGACAAGGCGCCGGAGATGAACGACCTGCTGACGCAAGGCGGCTTCCGGCGCTCGCAGAACATCGCCTACCGTCCGGCTTGCGAGTCCTGTCGCGCCTGCGTGTCGGTGCGCATCCTGGCGCAGGAATTCGATCCCAGCCGCAACATGCGCCGCGTCATCCAGCACAATGCCGATCTCGTCGGCGCCATGCATGACGCGCAGCCCTCGACCGAGCAATACTCTCTCTTCCGCAGCTATCTCGACGCCCGCCATCGCCGTGGCGGCATGTCGGACATGACCGTGCTCGACTATGCGATGATGGTGGAGGACACGCATGTCGACACCAAGATCATCGAATACCGGCGTCGTGGTCCTGATACCTTCATAACCGGCAAAGGCCAGGGCGAACTGATCGCCGTGGCGCTCACCGACAAGATGGCCGACGGCCTGTCGATGGTCTATTCCTACTTCAATCCCGACCTCGAGGACCGTTCGCTCGGCACCTTCATGATCCTCGACCACATCGCCCGTGCCAAGGCGATGGGCTTGCCCCACGTCTATCTCGGCTACTGGGTCAACGGCTCGCGCAAGATGAACTATAAGATGCGATTCATGCCGCAGGAGCATCTCGGCCCGAAGGGCTGGGAACGCTACGACCACGAAGCGGTCAGTCGCTGA